A region from the Alnus glutinosa chromosome 5, dhAlnGlut1.1, whole genome shotgun sequence genome encodes:
- the LOC133869137 gene encoding tyrosine decarboxylase-like, whose protein sequence is MASLNFFSIFKNNPLNPEEFRRQGHMMIDFLADYYVNIEKYPVQSQVEPGYLRKRLPESTPYNPEPIETILQDVQEHIIPGITHWQSPNYFAYFPCSSSIAGFLGEMLSAGFNVVGFNWISSPAATELETIVVDWLGEMLKLPKSFLFSGNGGGVLQGTTCEAILCTLVAARDQMLCRIGRDSVGKLVVYGSDQTHSALQKAAQIAGIHPNNFRAIKTTKSTSFALSPDSLQSEICKDIKAGLVPLFLCATVGTTSTTAVDPLGSLCNVAKGYGIWVHVDAAYAGNACICPEFRHFMDGVEGANSFSLNAHKWFLTTLDCCCLWVKDPSALVKSLSTNPEFLRNKATDSKQVVDYKDWQIALSRRFRALKLWFVLRSYGVANLRNFIRSHVEMAKLFEGLVAMDKRFEIVAPRYFAMVCFRVSPIAMGKPKATHENGNVDEKKKVDVEEESSNEVNQKLLESINMSGRVYMTHAMVGNLYVIRFAVGATLVEERHVIMAWKVVQDHATAILSTN, encoded by the coding sequence ATGGCTAGCCTAaatttcttttctatctttAAGAACAATCCACTAAACCCTGAGGAGTTCAGGAGGCAAGGGCACATGATGATAGACTTCCTAGCTGATTACTATGTGAATATTGAGAAATACCCTGTTCAAAGCCAAGTGGAACCAGGATATCTCCGGAAACGCTTGCCGGAGTCCACCCCATATAATCCAGAGCCCATCGAAACCATCCTCCAAGACGTGCAGGAGCATATAATTCCTGGTATAACACATTGGCAAAGCCCAAACTACTTCGCCTACTTCCCATGTTCTAGTAGTATTGCAGGGTTTCTAGGCGAGATGCTTAGTGCCGGATTCAATGTGGTCGGATTCAACTGGATTTCATCTCCAGCCGCGACTGAACTGGAGACAATAGTCGTGGATTGGCTTGGAGAGATGCTCAAGCTGCCCAAGTCCTTCCTTTTCTCTGGCAATGGCGGGGGTGTGCTACAAGGGACCACTTGTGAGGCCATTTTGTGCACACTCGTCGCTGCGAGGGATCAAATGCTATGCCGAATCGGGAGAGACAGCGTGGGAAAGCTGGTGGTTTATGGGTCCGACCAAACGCATAGTGCACTCCAAAAAGCGGCACAAATAGCTGGAATCCACCCGAATAATTTTAGAGCCATCAAAACCACAAAGTCAACATCATTTGCGCTCTCACCAGACTCACTACAATCCGAAATTTGCAAAGACATTAAAGCAGGGTTGGTCCCATTGTTTCTCTGCGCCACTGTGGGGACTACTTCCACAACTGCCGTTGATCCACTGGGGTCGTTATGCAACGTGGCAAAAGGTTATGGCATATGGGTCCACGTGGATGCTGCTTATGCTGGAAATGCATGCATTTGTCCGGAGTTCCGGCATTTCATGGATGGTGTTGAGGGTGCGAACTCATTTAGTCTCAATGCACATAAATGGTTCTTAACCACTTTAGATTGTTGCTGCCTCTGGGTAAAAGATCCGAGTGCCTTGGTAAAATCACTCTCAACCAACCCTGAGTTCTTGAGGAATAAAGCCACCGATTCAAAGCAAGTGGTGGATTATAAAGACTGGCAGATAGCCCTAAGCCGAAGATTCCGGGCCTTGAAACTCTGGTTTGTGCTCAGAAGCTATGGCGTGGCTAACCTTAGGAACTTCATTAGAAGTCATGTTGAAATGGCCAAGCTTTTTGAAGGGCTTGTAGCAATGGACAAGAGGTTTGAAATCGTGGCCCCTAGATATTTTGCTATGGTTTGTTTTAGGGTGTCGCCAATAGCAATGGGTAAGCCAAAGGCAACGCACGAAAATGGTAATGTTGatgagaagaagaaggtggaCGTAGAAGAAGAAAGTTCAAATGAGGTTAACCAGAAGTTATTGGAGTCGATTAACATGTCAGGCCGAGTTTACATGACGCATGCAATGGTTGGGAATTTGTACGTTATACGGTTTGCCGTCGGCGCGACTCTTGTAGAGGAACGACACGTTATCATGGCTTGGAAAGTGGTGCAGGACCATGCAACTGCCATACTAAGCACCAACTAA